GCCGATTTTAATTAAGGATGGTGAATGAAATTTATCCTCGATAGTTGTATTTCGAGGTTTGCTGTGGAAGATCTTAGAGATGCCGATTTTGATGTCGTAATTTGAAATATTAAGGAATTGCTGGTTTTAAATATGTTTAAGAAGGGGAGGTGATATACATGAATAGATTAGAGGATCTCATTAAACAACTGCCGTGGAAGTTGCAGGAAGAGGTAAAGGATTTCACTGAATTTCTGCTTGAGAAACAACTAAAAAAACAACGGAAAAAACCAAAGTTTGACTGGGCTGGTGTAATGAAAGACCTGCGAAGTGAATATACTTCTGTGGAACTTCAACATAAAATTTCAGAATTGAGAATTGGAAAGAAATGAGATTATTCATTGATACAAATATTT
The DNA window shown above is from Candidatus Brocadiaceae bacterium and carries:
- a CDS encoding DUF2281 domain-containing protein, producing the protein MNRLEDLIKQLPWKLQEEVKDFTEFLLEKQLKKQRKKPKFDWAGVMKDLRSEYTSVELQHKISELRIGKK